The Sediminitomix flava genome includes a window with the following:
- a CDS encoding Ig-like domain-containing protein — MKQNFISVLALLCIALNAFAQNQPLTAKEGENWVIKWNRSDDFNGTSVNRSMWNPNVSHVGVWSWDNDNVTVSNGTAKIKVTQENHTRTFWDGCNGKQVQNFELYYKSGILKSFATGTYGYYEAKIKGADLFPGVCPAFWLYSSIDRSLTSPGDVQYSEIDIVEMQQGDTDHGFGNNPKGMEHNLHTIVVNENGTPTWHRPKAYPEENMNLYEAPFDPRNDFHIYGCEVTKEKITWYVDGVKVGEKENLYWHRPMNVTFSVGLRRQFTEFRCNQFYPNAANTTTQGFPTTMEIDYVRVWEKEESNTPIGVTGVSLSPASSSISVGASTTFSASVMPSNASNKSVSWSSSNTSVATVSQAGVVSGVGVGNATITVTTNDGNFKASSTVSVSTGNEVGGDIFLLKNKHQGQIVHPVDNSEGAKISYSTSNTQVTDKMKWEKIATNGVNFRLKNVASGKYLSAASSSSASVLTQSSSLNPSTEWKMVAASGGYSYFENQSNGNYFRPHSVSTDVIERPNTVTNYSTQWILEEVNAASRKSTFLESEVGSALKLSPNPVSNQLKVNGLSKKNSLLEIYDVQGDIFYSEQVQGLAEVTISVSEFPVGVYILNVSNDMGCSKLKFVKE, encoded by the coding sequence ATGAAACAGAATTTCATTTCAGTACTGGCTCTGTTGTGTATTGCATTAAATGCATTTGCTCAGAATCAACCACTCACAGCTAAAGAAGGAGAAAATTGGGTCATTAAATGGAACAGATCCGATGATTTCAATGGTACATCAGTCAACCGAAGTATGTGGAATCCCAATGTTTCACATGTAGGTGTTTGGTCGTGGGATAACGACAACGTAACGGTATCAAATGGTACAGCTAAAATCAAAGTAACACAAGAAAATCATACAAGAACATTTTGGGATGGCTGTAACGGAAAACAGGTTCAGAATTTTGAACTATATTATAAGTCTGGGATTTTAAAATCTTTTGCCACAGGTACTTATGGTTATTATGAAGCGAAAATTAAAGGTGCTGATCTGTTCCCCGGAGTATGTCCTGCATTTTGGTTGTACAGTTCGATAGACCGAAGTCTTACAAGCCCAGGAGATGTACAGTATAGTGAAATTGATATTGTAGAAATGCAACAAGGAGATACGGATCACGGTTTTGGGAACAATCCGAAAGGGATGGAACATAATCTTCATACGATTGTGGTCAATGAGAATGGTACACCTACTTGGCATCGACCTAAAGCGTATCCAGAGGAAAACATGAACCTTTATGAAGCTCCATTTGACCCTCGTAATGACTTCCATATTTATGGTTGTGAAGTAACAAAAGAGAAAATCACATGGTATGTAGATGGTGTTAAGGTTGGAGAAAAGGAGAATTTGTATTGGCACCGACCAATGAATGTCACATTCTCAGTAGGACTACGTCGTCAGTTTACAGAATTTAGGTGTAATCAGTTTTATCCTAATGCAGCCAATACTACTACACAAGGTTTCCCAACGACTATGGAAATTGATTATGTGAGAGTTTGGGAAAAAGAAGAAAGTAATACTCCAATAGGAGTTACAGGAGTAAGTTTATCTCCTGCATCTTCATCAATTAGTGTTGGAGCAAGTACAACATTTTCAGCTTCTGTAATGCCTTCAAACGCAAGTAATAAAAGTGTGAGTTGGAGTTCGAGTAACACAAGTGTTGCAACGGTAAGTCAAGCAGGAGTTGTATCTGGTGTAGGCGTAGGAAATGCAACAATTACTGTGACGACAAATGATGGTAATTTTAAAGCTTCATCAACAGTTTCTGTGTCTACAGGAAATGAAGTAGGAGGTGATATTTTCCTTCTTAAAAATAAGCATCAGGGACAAATTGTACATCCAGTTGATAATTCTGAAGGTGCAAAAATCAGTTATAGTACTTCAAATACTCAAGTTACGGATAAAATGAAATGGGAAAAAATAGCTACGAATGGAGTGAACTTTAGACTTAAAAATGTAGCTAGTGGAAAGTACCTTTCTGCTGCAAGTAGTTCAAGTGCTTCTGTTTTAACGCAGTCGAGCTCGCTTAATCCATCAACGGAGTGGAAGATGGTCGCAGCTAGTGGTGGATACTCTTATTTTGAAAATCAATCCAATGGTAATTACTTCAGACCTCATTCAGTTTCTACAGATGTGATCGAAAGACCTAATACAGTTACGAATTATTCTACACAATGGATTTTGGAAGAGGTAAATGCCGCTTCACGAAAGTCTACCTTTCTTGAAAGTGAGGTAGGTTCAGCGCTTAAACTAAGCCCAAACCCTGTTTCCAATCAGCTTAAAGTTAATGGTCTTTCAAAAAAAAATAGCCTTTTAGAAATCTATGATGTTCAAGGTGATATTTTTTACTCAGAGCAAGTTCAAGGTTTAGCTGAGGTGACTATTTCAGTTTCAGAATTTCCTGTTGGTGTGTACATTTTAAATGTATCTAATGATATGGGCTGTTCTAAATTGAAGTTTGTAAAAGAGTAG
- a CDS encoding SpoIIE family protein phosphatase yields MDSNRVYLLNELGYRYHQINPVRGLKLGEEALEIAQSIDYKYGIYDAYNTMGSNHFTNSKYAEALQSFFNALKVAKKLNYDQQEISLLQNIGAVYCAQNHLREGLKYFLQVDSIRNQAENPDPRSQMITLRNISEVYINLNKIDSADYYILKAIDISNKTFNSTEPNILLSYADIQREKGNFNEALEALNFAINNLEQNGYTSSMISGLYKKATTFQKMNVNTKAFKEVNKGIKIAQENEFDDLERQGYLILHDIYINKKDYKNALEAYHEYKRINDKIYNQAQLNQLAQVQAQYEIEQKQKDYLLNEQKLELQEAQLERQNWIMMSLGVGMFTTIFFLVFLFKSNRDRKRKNTILTEQKSQLYEQQQELMVQTEELTQLNEEVLSQRDHLEKVNINLNDYNNRLTDSISAAQIIQEALLPFENRMKDSFQNNFVIYKPKDIVSGDFYWLVKRQNFHFLAVIDCTGHGVPGAFMSLLAYSLLNEIVEAEYESDPSKILNLLHAKLIKAISYTRHGKKHDAGMDIALCRMEYLENDDCKITYAGAKRPLYYVKDNQLQKISGTRLSIGGNKRNRNNMEFSNSELSLSAGDSIYLTTDGYIDNPNKNRKKFGTPMLEKLIEAVHGLSMTEQKEAFELALEKHQGNEAQRDDITLVGVRI; encoded by the coding sequence GTGGACTCTAATAGGGTTTATTTATTGAATGAGTTAGGATATCGATATCATCAAATCAACCCTGTAAGAGGGCTAAAGTTAGGAGAAGAGGCTTTAGAAATTGCCCAAAGTATTGACTATAAGTATGGTATTTATGATGCCTACAACACTATGGGTTCGAACCATTTTACAAACTCAAAATATGCAGAAGCTCTTCAAAGCTTTTTCAATGCATTGAAAGTTGCTAAAAAATTAAATTATGATCAGCAAGAAATTAGTTTACTCCAAAATATTGGAGCTGTTTACTGTGCACAAAACCATTTAAGAGAAGGCTTAAAATATTTCCTCCAAGTAGACTCGATCAGAAACCAAGCAGAAAACCCTGACCCTAGAAGTCAGATGATTACACTTAGAAATATTTCAGAGGTTTACATCAACCTAAATAAGATTGATAGTGCTGATTACTACATCTTGAAAGCCATTGATATTTCTAACAAAACCTTTAATTCAACCGAGCCTAACATTTTACTTTCCTATGCAGATATCCAAAGAGAGAAGGGAAATTTCAATGAAGCCTTAGAGGCACTTAATTTTGCAATCAATAACCTTGAACAAAACGGTTATACTTCAAGTATGATCAGTGGACTTTATAAGAAAGCGACCACTTTTCAGAAAATGAATGTTAACACAAAGGCTTTCAAAGAAGTAAATAAAGGAATTAAGATTGCTCAAGAGAATGAGTTTGATGACTTGGAACGTCAAGGATATCTGATTCTTCATGATATCTACATCAATAAAAAAGATTATAAAAATGCGCTAGAAGCTTATCATGAATACAAAAGAATAAATGATAAGATCTACAACCAAGCGCAGTTGAATCAATTGGCTCAAGTACAGGCACAGTATGAAATTGAGCAAAAGCAAAAGGATTATCTACTGAACGAGCAGAAATTAGAACTTCAGGAAGCTCAACTTGAAAGACAAAATTGGATAATGATGTCGCTAGGTGTAGGGATGTTTACCACTATTTTCTTCCTTGTTTTCTTATTTAAAAGCAATCGAGACAGAAAGCGTAAGAATACCATTCTCACTGAGCAGAAGAGTCAACTCTATGAGCAACAGCAAGAGCTTATGGTTCAAACCGAAGAGCTCACACAGCTTAATGAAGAAGTGCTATCTCAGAGAGACCACCTTGAAAAGGTCAACATCAATCTTAATGATTATAATAACAGATTAACTGACAGTATTTCTGCAGCTCAAATTATTCAAGAGGCACTATTACCTTTTGAAAATAGAATGAAAGATTCGTTTCAGAATAATTTTGTCATTTATAAACCAAAAGACATTGTCTCTGGTGATTTCTATTGGCTAGTGAAAAGACAAAACTTTCATTTCTTGGCGGTCATAGATTGTACAGGTCACGGTGTTCCTGGTGCTTTTATGTCACTACTTGCCTACTCCTTACTCAATGAAATTGTAGAAGCAGAATACGAATCTGACCCAAGTAAAATTCTGAACCTTTTACATGCCAAACTTATCAAAGCAATCAGCTACACAAGGCATGGGAAAAAGCATGATGCTGGAATGGACATCGCACTTTGTCGCATGGAATATTTGGAAAATGATGATTGTAAAATTACTTATGCAGGAGCAAAAAGACCTCTGTACTATGTAAAAGACAATCAGCTCCAAAAAATTAGTGGTACTAGACTGAGCATTGGTGGTAACAAAAGGAATAGAAATAATATGGAGTTTTCGAATTCTGAATTGAGTTTATCTGCTGGTGATTCAATCTACCTAACTACCGATGGATACATTGATAACCCGAACAAGAATAGAAAGAAATTTGGCACTCCAATGCTAGAAAAACTCATAGAAGCCGTCCACGGACTCTCTATGACAGAACAAAAAGAAGCCTTCGAGTTGGCTCTTGAAAAACATCAAGGCAATGAAGCGCAAAGAGATGATATCACACTTGTAGGTGTTAGAATCTAG
- a CDS encoding SulP family inorganic anion transporter codes for MIELIKKKTANAKDDILSGLTVALALVPEAVAFAFVAGVDPLVGLYAAFMIGLITAAFGGRPGMISGATGALAVVLVNLVKEGNEMGMAMAIPVENMGLNYLFATVILMGIIQISAGVFKLGKFVRLIPHPVMMGFVNGLAIVIFLSQLGMFKETIGGEKVWLQGSELYIMVALVALTMAIMYFLPKLTKKVPAALTGILVVSAIVIAGGLDVQTVGSFIRNGGGEGLKGGLPQLQWQLFEPGNGLYTWESFTFMLPYALILAAIGLIESLMTLNLIDDITETRGSSNRECIAQGSANIITGLFGGMGGCAMIGQSLININSGGRGRLSGIVAAVTLLCFILFASAYIEMVPIAALVGVMFMVVIGTFAWSSFRVIPKVPKSDAFVLILVSGLTVVFDLAIAVLAGVVVSALVFSWENAKRIRARKRLKNDGTKVYEIWGPLFFGSISDFNSKFDVKGDPQNVEIDFIESRVSDHSGIEAIISIVEKYEKVGKTVKLKHLSEECKVLLKKANYSYHLHAIIEDDIDDPRYHVVAHQKDFDNTAIEPAQ; via the coding sequence ATGATTGAACTAATCAAGAAAAAGACCGCTAACGCAAAAGATGATATCTTATCGGGTCTTACCGTTGCTTTGGCCTTAGTACCGGAAGCGGTTGCTTTTGCCTTTGTTGCTGGTGTTGATCCTTTGGTAGGATTGTATGCGGCTTTTATGATCGGATTAATTACAGCTGCATTTGGTGGACGTCCGGGTATGATTTCTGGAGCAACAGGTGCATTGGCTGTAGTATTGGTCAACCTTGTAAAAGAAGGAAATGAAATGGGAATGGCTATGGCTATCCCTGTTGAAAATATGGGACTTAACTACCTTTTCGCTACGGTAATCCTTATGGGTATTATCCAAATCAGTGCTGGGGTATTTAAGTTGGGTAAATTTGTTCGTTTGATCCCTCACCCAGTTATGATGGGATTTGTAAACGGTCTTGCAATCGTAATTTTCCTTTCTCAATTGGGAATGTTTAAAGAGACAATTGGAGGAGAAAAAGTATGGCTTCAAGGAAGTGAATTATATATCATGGTTGCTTTGGTAGCACTTACAATGGCTATCATGTATTTCTTACCTAAGCTAACTAAGAAAGTTCCTGCGGCACTTACAGGTATCTTGGTTGTTTCTGCAATTGTGATTGCGGGAGGACTAGATGTACAAACTGTAGGTTCATTTATCCGAAACGGTGGTGGAGAAGGTCTAAAAGGTGGACTTCCTCAACTACAATGGCAATTGTTTGAACCAGGTAACGGACTTTATACTTGGGAATCTTTTACTTTCATGCTTCCTTACGCCTTGATTTTGGCTGCCATTGGTCTTATTGAGTCATTGATGACACTAAACTTGATTGACGATATCACTGAAACAAGAGGTAGCAGTAACAGAGAATGTATCGCTCAAGGTTCTGCAAACATCATCACTGGCTTGTTTGGTGGTATGGGTGGATGTGCTATGATTGGTCAGTCACTTATCAATATCAACTCAGGAGGTAGAGGTAGACTTTCAGGAATTGTAGCAGCAGTTACTCTACTATGTTTCATCTTGTTTGCATCTGCTTATATCGAGATGGTTCCTATCGCTGCTCTTGTTGGTGTAATGTTTATGGTTGTTATCGGAACATTCGCATGGTCAAGCTTTAGAGTAATCCCTAAAGTACCTAAATCAGATGCATTTGTATTGATTCTTGTATCAGGACTTACAGTAGTTTTTGATCTTGCTATTGCAGTACTTGCTGGTGTTGTCGTTTCAGCATTGGTATTCTCTTGGGAAAATGCAAAAAGAATCCGTGCTCGTAAACGTCTAAAAAATGACGGAACAAAAGTATATGAAATCTGGGGTCCATTATTCTTTGGTTCTATCTCAGACTTCAACTCAAAATTTGATGTAAAAGGCGATCCACAAAATGTAGAGATTGACTTTATCGAATCTAGAGTTTCTGACCACTCTGGTATTGAAGCAATCATTAGTATTGTTGAAAAATATGAAAAAGTAGGAAAAACAGTAAAACTAAAACACTTGAGTGAAGAGTGTAAAGTGTTACTGAAGAAGGCAAATTATAGTTATCACTTGCATGCAATTATTGAAGATGATATTGATGATCCAAGATATCATGTAGTTGCTCATCAAAAAGATTTCGATAATACAGCCATCGAGCCTGCACAATAA
- the miaA gene encoding tRNA (adenosine(37)-N6)-dimethylallyltransferase MiaA, giving the protein MNSLPLITILGPTASGKTNLGVQLAKLIQGEIISADSRQVYRGMDIGSGKDLNEYTLNDGTQIPYHLIDIKDPGYEYNVFEFQKDFLTTFEDIHQKGKIPILCGGTGMYIDSVVKGYRLLDVPRNIELRADLADKENDELIEILKEYRPLHNTTDITDRKRLVNAIEISLFEKENEALKNDFPPINHLIFGINLDRTIVKEKITKRLKQRLEEGMIEEVQGLLDQGFTAEQLKFYGLEYRFVTQYIQGELNYNDMYQKLNTAIHQFAKKQMTWFRRMEKKGTEIIWIDGNKTTEERMNFVMQTILQKSFL; this is encoded by the coding sequence ATGAATAGCTTACCACTAATTACCATTTTAGGACCTACTGCCTCTGGAAAAACAAATTTAGGCGTTCAACTTGCAAAGCTGATACAAGGGGAAATTATTAGCGCAGATTCAAGACAAGTTTACAGAGGAATGGACATAGGTAGTGGAAAAGACCTAAATGAATATACGCTTAACGATGGGACTCAGATTCCTTATCACCTCATAGACATCAAAGATCCAGGCTATGAATACAATGTCTTCGAGTTTCAGAAAGACTTTTTAACCACTTTTGAAGATATCCATCAGAAAGGAAAAATCCCCATTCTTTGCGGAGGAACAGGAATGTATATCGACTCTGTAGTAAAAGGCTATAGACTTCTTGATGTCCCAAGAAATATTGAATTAAGAGCTGATTTGGCGGATAAAGAAAATGACGAATTAATCGAGATTCTCAAAGAATATAGACCCCTCCACAATACTACAGATATTACAGATCGAAAACGGTTAGTCAATGCCATAGAGATTTCTCTATTCGAAAAAGAAAATGAAGCACTAAAAAATGACTTCCCTCCCATCAACCATCTTATTTTCGGTATCAACCTAGACCGTACAATTGTCAAAGAAAAAATCACCAAAAGGCTTAAACAGAGACTAGAAGAAGGAATGATAGAAGAAGTTCAAGGCTTACTAGATCAAGGCTTTACTGCTGAACAATTGAAGTTTTATGGTCTAGAATATCGTTTTGTCACTCAATACATTCAAGGTGAGCTAAACTACAATGATATGTACCAAAAGCTAAATACTGCCATCCATCAGTTTGCAAAAAAGCAGATGACTTGGTTCCGAAGAATGGAAAAAAAGGGAACTGAAATCATTTGGATAGATGGAAATAAGACGACTGAAGAAAGGATGAACTTCGTGATGCAAACCATACTTCAAAAATCTTTCCTCTAA
- a CDS encoding DUF5996 family protein, which translates to MSSKTKLPELPLEEWEDSKMMLHLILQIIGKVRMGLSPRKNHWWYITEYITPRGFSTGPIPYGDGFKSLDITLNVHKGQLELYNSLNHKNAITLTNGVSIDIIYQRFMHALEEFGIHPPIYEYPFDLPIDKKFSELHTYRQFDLEYVKRFWKILMWVTAVMREFGGRFYGKTCPVQLYWHHMDLAITRFNGKKAPPLDSSARASDKDAYSHEVISFGFWAGDDTVREPAFYSYTYPSPEGLEKMPLEPKSAKWVENNGTQMALYTYADLLQEENPHQALLDFFESSYQAGAQKANWDIEGFRVPPIDEL; encoded by the coding sequence ATGTCTTCAAAAACTAAATTACCTGAGCTTCCCTTAGAAGAATGGGAAGATAGCAAAATGATGCTTCATCTAATTCTTCAAATTATTGGCAAAGTAAGAATGGGACTTAGTCCAAGAAAAAACCACTGGTGGTATATCACAGAATATATTACTCCAAGAGGTTTTTCAACAGGTCCTATACCTTATGGCGATGGATTCAAATCATTAGACATAACTTTAAATGTACACAAGGGACAACTTGAACTATACAATAGTCTCAATCATAAAAATGCCATTACACTCACCAATGGAGTAAGTATCGATATCATTTATCAAAGGTTTATGCATGCCCTTGAAGAATTCGGCATTCATCCGCCTATTTATGAATACCCTTTTGATTTACCGATAGATAAGAAATTTTCAGAATTACATACTTACAGACAGTTTGATTTAGAATATGTCAAACGATTTTGGAAAATACTCATGTGGGTAACAGCCGTAATGAGAGAATTTGGAGGACGTTTTTATGGTAAAACTTGTCCTGTACAACTCTATTGGCACCATATGGATTTAGCCATCACTAGATTTAATGGGAAAAAAGCCCCTCCGCTAGACTCTTCTGCTAGAGCTTCAGATAAAGATGCATATAGTCATGAAGTCATTAGTTTTGGTTTTTGGGCAGGGGATGATACCGTAAGAGAACCGGCATTTTATTCATACACCTATCCTTCACCTGAAGGTTTAGAAAAAATGCCATTGGAACCCAAATCTGCTAAATGGGTAGAAAATAATGGTACTCAGATGGCTCTTTACACCTATGCAGATTTATTACAAGAAGAAAACCCACACCAAGCACTTTTAGACTTTTTTGAAAGTAGCTACCAAGCAGGTGCCCAAAAAGCCAATTGGGATATTGAAGGTTTTAGAGTACCTCCTATTGATGAATTATAA
- a CDS encoding DUF1214 domain-containing protein: MIKLGDYQILSVSNKNIIKVFKVLIYSILILSFLNCEEKALETNLEEEDKELDYSQSGYPTKRTIAKMYSEMAFHGATQAFLWGVAILVNDAWRQANLSVAGPLDFVSYNTLEEKYNIITSNLNTPYMVAFPNLKETGPLIIEVPAGPTAGILNDIESRHIADLGLVGKDKGFGGKYLVLHESWDEPNNHGADFVLRSKTNLFWVGTRILSTDSLKMKELEEAHKLYPLGEESNTKVISIGEQNYKGWHPEGMAFWKALNEIIQIEDFPEEDRYMLQFLQRVGIEKGTYFNPTIQQKQILAKAARHGKAMAESLSNGRRFFIQPFYGDKSKWTVPLKGLSNSDHINKNGMKELDGLVSYCWEAFSMSDGMMKELVGVGSKYLSAYEDAEGNWLDGSNTYQLTIPPNVPAEQFWSFIVYAQETRSFIDNKDRNPGVSSRDELVKNDDGSITITIGPEKPKEVSESNFIYSNQNEGWFAYFRCYAPTQAFFDKTWRLPDIDRKK, encoded by the coding sequence ATGATAAAACTTGGAGATTACCAGATATTAAGCGTATCAAATAAAAACATCATAAAAGTCTTTAAAGTCCTCATCTATAGTATTCTTATTTTAAGCTTTTTGAATTGTGAAGAAAAAGCACTAGAAACAAATTTAGAAGAAGAGGATAAAGAATTAGACTACAGTCAAAGTGGGTATCCAACTAAAAGAACCATAGCAAAAATGTATAGTGAAATGGCTTTTCATGGAGCTACGCAAGCATTTTTATGGGGCGTAGCCATATTGGTAAATGATGCATGGAGACAAGCAAACCTTAGTGTAGCTGGTCCACTTGACTTTGTAAGCTATAACACTTTAGAGGAAAAATATAATATCATCACTTCAAATCTGAACACACCATATATGGTTGCTTTTCCGAATTTAAAGGAAACAGGACCTCTTATCATTGAAGTGCCAGCAGGACCTACAGCAGGTATTCTGAACGATATAGAATCTAGACATATCGCAGACCTTGGGCTTGTTGGTAAAGACAAGGGATTTGGTGGTAAATATTTGGTTTTACATGAGTCTTGGGACGAACCCAATAATCACGGAGCTGACTTTGTTTTACGGTCAAAAACGAATTTGTTTTGGGTAGGAACACGTATTCTTAGTACAGATTCCCTCAAAATGAAAGAACTTGAAGAAGCGCACAAACTTTACCCTTTAGGTGAAGAAAGTAACACTAAAGTCATTTCAATAGGAGAACAAAACTACAAAGGTTGGCACCCTGAAGGAATGGCATTCTGGAAAGCATTAAATGAAATCATTCAGATTGAAGATTTTCCAGAGGAAGACCGATACATGTTACAATTTTTACAAAGGGTTGGTATCGAAAAAGGGACTTACTTCAATCCAACGATACAGCAAAAACAAATTTTAGCAAAAGCTGCGAGACATGGTAAGGCGATGGCTGAAAGCCTTTCCAATGGCAGACGCTTTTTCATTCAGCCATTTTATGGCGACAAATCAAAGTGGACCGTACCGCTCAAAGGTTTATCCAATTCCGATCATATCAATAAAAATGGAATGAAAGAGCTTGATGGATTGGTTTCTTATTGTTGGGAAGCATTTTCAATGTCCGATGGAATGATGAAGGAATTAGTTGGAGTCGGTTCCAAATATCTTTCAGCTTATGAAGATGCTGAAGGAAATTGGTTAGATGGCTCAAATACCTATCAGCTTACTATACCTCCAAACGTACCCGCAGAACAATTTTGGTCATTCATTGTCTATGCCCAAGAAACGAGATCATTTATAGATAATAAAGATCGAAATCCTGGAGTCAGTTCAAGAGATGAACTTGTGAAAAATGATGACGGTTCTATAACGATCACAATTGGTCCTGAAAAGCCCAAAGAAGTTTCTGAATCAAATTTCATTTACTCCAATCAAAATGAAGGATGGTTTGCGTATTTTAGATGTTACGCCCCAACACAAGCCTTTTTCGACAAAACTTGGCGATTACCCGATATTGATAGAAAAAAATAA
- a CDS encoding DUF1214 domain-containing protein, producing MRLLLYIYFLFNFIFLTSCEPEKKQKKEEEEIKDPEYSVIGYPTKETVEDMFEEMAYHGATQAYLWGTVVLVNDTWRQVNLSVAGPLDFVTYNTLEEKYNTITSNLNTPYMLAFPNLSETGPLILEVPAGPTGGLLNDIESRNIGDIGLTGPDQGEGGKYLILHESWEVPENHNADFIYRAKTNLIWVGTRILTSDDEEVQKLQKAHKIYPLGQKPETNVVSIGNKVFQGWQPEGLAFWEAIHRVVQEEDFPPEDRYILQFLERVGIEKGKEFKPSIQQKKILRKAASHGKAMAESLSNGRRFLITPYYNDGTKWTVHYGGLTNANHVNVNGMKEFDGLVSYCWEAFSVSEGMMQDLIGAGSKYLATYEDQHGDWLNGSFTYELDIPANVPAEKFWSFIVYSQATRTFIENKDRKPGLSSKGNLYQNIDGSFTITMGPKRPKGVPKTNFLYTNPNEGWFAYFRCYDPKKAYYDKTWRLPDIKRIK from the coding sequence ATGAGATTATTATTATACATATATTTCTTATTTAACTTCATTTTCTTGACTTCCTGTGAACCCGAAAAAAAACAAAAAAAGGAAGAAGAAGAAATTAAAGACCCCGAATACAGCGTCATCGGTTACCCCACTAAAGAAACCGTTGAGGATATGTTCGAGGAAATGGCATATCATGGTGCTACGCAAGCCTACTTATGGGGAACAGTTGTATTGGTAAATGACACTTGGCGACAAGTGAACTTGAGTGTAGCTGGTCCATTGGACTTTGTGACCTACAATACGTTGGAAGAAAAATACAATACCATCACTTCCAACTTGAATACACCGTATATGTTGGCATTCCCTAACCTCAGCGAAACAGGGCCTCTAATTTTGGAAGTTCCTGCAGGACCAACAGGTGGATTACTCAATGATATCGAATCTCGGAATATTGGTGATATAGGACTAACAGGCCCAGATCAAGGAGAAGGAGGCAAATACCTAATTCTTCATGAAAGTTGGGAGGTTCCAGAAAACCATAATGCAGATTTCATTTACAGAGCAAAAACCAACTTGATTTGGGTAGGAACTCGTATTCTCACCTCCGATGATGAGGAAGTTCAGAAGCTTCAGAAAGCGCACAAAATTTATCCATTAGGTCAGAAACCTGAAACGAATGTAGTTTCTATAGGTAATAAAGTTTTCCAAGGTTGGCAACCCGAAGGACTTGCTTTTTGGGAAGCGATTCATCGAGTGGTACAAGAAGAAGACTTCCCTCCAGAAGATCGATACATTCTACAATTTTTAGAACGTGTAGGAATTGAAAAAGGAAAAGAATTTAAACCCAGTATTCAGCAAAAAAAGATATTAAGAAAAGCCGCCAGTCATGGTAAAGCTATGGCTGAGAGTTTATCAAACGGAAGAAGGTTCTTAATCACCCCTTATTACAATGATGGTACAAAATGGACTGTACACTATGGTGGCTTAACCAATGCCAATCACGTCAACGTAAACGGGATGAAAGAATTTGATGGATTGGTTTCCTATTGTTGGGAGGCTTTTTCGGTTTCTGAAGGAATGATGCAAGACTTGATTGGAGCAGGCTCAAAGTACCTTGCGACTTATGAAGACCAACATGGAGATTGGCTTAATGGCTCTTTTACCTATGAACTTGACATTCCTGCCAATGTCCCTGCCGAGAAATTTTGGTCATTTATTGTGTACTCACAAGCTACGAGAACATTTATAGAAAATAAGGATAGAAAACCAGGGTTAAGCTCAAAAGGAAATCTCTATCAAAATATTGATGGTTCTTTTACAATCACAATGGGTCCCAAACGTCCAAAGGGTGTTCCTAAGACGAATTTCTTGTATACCAATCCAAATGAGGGATGGTTTGCCTATTTCAGATGTTATGACCCCAAAAAGGCTTATTATGATAAAACTTGGAGATTACCAGATATTAAGCGTATCAAATAA